Proteins encoded by one window of Drosophila melanogaster chromosome X:
- the mei-P26 gene encoding meiotic P26, isoform F, with protein MTTLEEPVQAADTVDPCPPGIPNLKTVLSDDASNSSVLEDIDVSNTSSSSSSSSSSSSSSGSCSGSGTDTDTGKGSSNVGSLDVTSSSSIGSETSISSTGSTAIAGPSTLLDDSNSSGLGLVVDVDSNGSSQELSSHGVTELDSLEDSCSGLMIKDGDKLCKLCSLRLVMPRILSCLHVFCEDCLQAVVSKDTMSASSPNSCSSSSFDGSEHQNRLSAVFIECPVCKQETPLGPKGIKALPCDYIVTNILDLSNLESEHIVCTSCKSKEEAISRCNDCANFLCNGCDNAHKYMRCFENHHVVRIEDLTKNVHDKLIIHKPVFCPQHVSENLKYYCFTCQVPTCNDCLLSDHKGSDHHYETATVAEQAVRADLEETLSDTLKKADYCNDAGSNLGSALTELQSQHDTVRQQIEDAYKCYKRMLESIKDQMLNELGRLHSDRELKIMDLMQSMENTMGKLQHAAQFGQRAVDKANSIEFLLLKPIISAQCLNLMEQTPKCDINYQLQFDSKPEMFEQFAREMFGKFQTDHIDSSPKKLGMTQQLQQQQQQQQQLQQQQHQHQHQVQQQQHHHQQQQQQKQQVQHQQQQQKLQLQQQQQHQHNSNNLIVGHRGSSSVQGRLTSAVFSPISLPSSLQSSFDGDTNSVMSNFSMMDSPPQPSSQQQLPSAQQQSQQQQQQQQQQQAVVLQQVQQQQKHQQHQVQQQQQQQVLHQPTSAQSMPQQLGQLVAPQGIVQQAGHVNLNAGPGPNISINGLGAGGPPPSFSMLEYNISRLASLTETMPDTLNDALAVGGGAAGPVPNVVAQVPGGSAVTGAAVVGASHAHQQQSQAVMPASAVTPTQPITLADILSGDQRALNNLQALAKLGLNNNDFCMPPATSPSLQSLNPIVGGVEDMGLNNFHAVAAPGTTSVVTGRNKATPMQIRCKFGSLGTAKGQFNSPHGFCLGVDEEIIVADTNNHRIEVFDKMGALKFQFGVAGKEEGQLWYPRKVAVMHNNGKFVVCDRGNERSRMQIFSKCGHFMRKIAIRYIDIVAGLAVTAKGHIVAVDSVSPTVFVISEEGELVRWFDCSDYMREPSDIAIRDNDFYVCDFKGHCVAVFQDDGTFLYRIGNEKVTCFPNGIDISNAGDVLIGDSHGNRFHVACYSREGALQSEFECPHVKVSRCCGLKITSEGYVVTLAKNNHHVLVLNTLYVHXLQIKARNNRPSVDMNKYNYKYSSGKIYGCRRQQQSTNTSNSNTICNSNSNSNSNSNSNSNSNSNLNINILARSQHTVHCNNNSQLDKISRISSMSNICLIDSNSNSNINQQPLTTTASII; from the exons TAGCAGCTCTAGCTCCAGCTCTGGTTCCTGCTCGGGATCGGGCACCGATACGGACACCGGCAAGGGTAGCAGCAATGTCGGCAGTCTGGATGTGACTAGCTCATCGAGCATTGGTTCAGAGACTTCCATCTCATCGACGGGCTCCACAGCCATTGCAGGACCATCCACTTTGCTAGACGATTCGAACTCATCCGGACTGGGCCTGGTGGTGGATGTGGATAGCAACGGGAGCAGCCAGGAGCTGAGCAGCCACGGCGTCACCGAGCTGGACTCGCTGGAGGACTCGTGCAGCGGCCTAATGATCAAGGATGGGGATAAGCTATGCAAGCTGTGCAG CTTACGCCTCGTGATGCCGCGCATCTTGTCTTGCCTCCACGTATTCTGTGAGGACTGCCTGCAGGCAGTGGTATCGAAGGACACGATGTCGGCCAGCTCGCCCAACAGCTGCTCCTCGTCGTCGTTCGATGGCAGCGAGCACCAGAACCGTTTGTCCGCTGTGTTCATCGAATGCCCCGTGTGCAAGCAGGAGACACCGCTGGGACCCAAGGGTATCAAGGCACTACCCTGCGACTATATCGTGACCAATATACTGGACCTCTCCAATTTGGAGTCCGAGCACATTGTGTGCACATCGTGCAAGAGCAAAGAGGAGGCCATTTCGCGTTGCAACGACTGCGCCAACTTTCTTTGCAATGGCTGCGATAACGCCCATAAGTATATGCGTTGCTTCGAAAATCACCATGTTGTGCGCATCGAGGATCTGACCAAGAACGTCCACGACAAGCTGATCATCCATAAGCCAGTGTTCTGCCCACAGCACGTAAGCGAGAATCTCAAGTACTATTGCTTCACCTGCCAGGTGCCCACGTGCAATGATTGCCTGCTGAGCGATCACAAGGGCAGCGATCATCATTATGAGACGGCCACGGTGGCGGAGCAGGCGGTTCGAGCCGATCTCGAGGAAACACTGAGTGATACGCTCAAGAAGGCCGACTACTGCAACGATGCGGGTAGCAATCTGGGCAGTGCCCTCACTGAACTCCAGTCACAGCACGATACTGTGCGGCAGCAAATCGAGGATGCCTACAAGTGCTACAAGCGTATGCTAGAATCGATCAAGGATCAGATGCTTAACGAGCTGGGACGCTTGCACTCGGATCGCGAGCTAAAGATCATGGATCTGATGCAGAGCATGGAGAATACTATGGGCAAGCTGCAGCACGCTGCCCAGTTTGGCCAGCGGGCTGTCGATAAGGCCAATTCCATAGAGTTTCTGCTGCTGAAGCCCATCATCAGTGCCCAGTGCTTGAATCTCATGGAGCAGACGCCCAAGTGCGATATCAACTATCAGCTGCAATTTGACTCGAAGCCAGAGATGTTCGAGCAATTCGCCAGGGAGATGTTTGGCAAATTTCAAACGGATCACATTGACTCTAGTCCCAAGAAGCTGGGGATGAcccagcagctgcaacagcaacagcagcagcagcagcagttgcaacagcaacaacatcagcaccagcaccaagtgcaacaacaacagcatcatcatcagcagcagcagcagcagaaacagcaggtgcagcatcaacagcagcagcaaaagctgcagttgcagcaacaacagcagcatcaacacAACTCAAACAATTTGATTGTCGGCCATCGTGGCAGCTCCTCTGTCCAAGGGCGCCTGACCTCAGCTGTATTTAGCCCCATCTCGCTGCCCTCCTCGCTGCAGAGTTCCTTCGATGGCGACACCAACTCGGTGATGAGCAATTTCTCCATGATGGACTCGCCGCCGCAGCCATCATCGCAACAGCAATTGCCATCTGCCCAGCAGCAgtctcagcagcagcagcagcaacagcagcagcaacaggcggTGGTGCTGCAGCaggtgcaacagcagcagaagcaccagcaacaccaagtgcagcagcagcaacagcaacaggtgCTGCATCAGCCAACATCGGCCCAGTCCATGCCGCAGCAGTTGGGTCAGCTCGTTGCACCGCAGGGAATTGTCCAGCAGGCTGGACATGTCAATCTCAACGCTGGTCCCGGTCCGAATATATCCATCAATGGACTGGGCGCCGGTGGTCCGCCACCTAGTTTTAGCATGCTGGAGTACAACATCTCACGACTGGCCAGCTTGACGGAAACAATGCCAGACACCCTCAACGATGCACTGGCTGTTGGTGGAGGAGCAGCCGGACCCGTTCCGAATGTTGTGGCCCAAGTGCCTGGTGGTTCGGCCGTGACTGGTGCAGCCGTAGTGGGAGCATCGCATGCGCATCAGCAGCAATCGCAGGCCGTAATGCCGGCATCGGCGGTCACTCCAACGCAGCCAATTACCTTGGCTGACATCCTATCGGGCGACCAGCGGGCGCTTAATAATCTCCAGGCGCTGGCCAAGCTGGGACTCAACAACAATG ATTTCTGCATGCCACCGGCTACATCGCCCAGCCTGCAGTCCCTCAATCCAATCGTTGGTGGCGTGGAGGACATGGGACTCAATAACTTCCATGCCGTGGCTGCGCCAGGCACCACCAGTGTGGTCACCGGCCGGAACAAGGCCACTCCGATGCAGATCCGTTGCAAATTCGGTTCACTGGGCACCGCCAAGGGTCAGTTTAATTCACCACATGGATTTTGCCTGGGCGTCGACGAGGAGATCATCGTGGCGGACACGAACAACCATCGCATCGAGGTCTTCGACAAGATGGGTGCCCTCAAGTTCCAGTTCGGTGTGGCCGGCAAGGAGGAGGGCCAGCTCTGGTATCCGCGCAAGGTGGCCGTGATGCATAACAATGGCAAATTTGTGGTCTGCGATCGTGGAAACGAACGTTCTCGCATGCAAATCTTTTCCAAGTGCGGACACTTTATGCGCAAGATAGCTATTAG ATACATTGATATCGTGGCTGGCTTGGCTGTCACAGCTAAGGGTCACATTGTGGCCGTGGATAGCGTGTCGCCCACCGTCTTTGTGATCTCCGAGGAGGGAGAATTGGTTCGCTGGTTCGACTGCAGCGACTATATGCGCGAGCCCTCCGACATCGCTATACGAG ACAACGATTTTTACGTGTGCGACTTCAAAGGCCATTGCGTGGCCGTTTTCCAGGACGACGGCACATTCCTCTATCGCATTGGCAACGAGAAGGTCACTTGCTTCCCCAATGGCATTGATATATCAAATGCCGGTGACGTGCTCATCGGTGATTCGCACGGCAATCGCTTCCACGTCGCCTGCTATTCCCGCGAAGGCGCCCTTCAGTCCGAGTTCGAGTGTCCCCATGTAAAG GTTTCCCGCTGCTGCGGACTAAAAATCACATCCGAGGGCTATGTGGTTACGCTGGCAAAGAATAATCATCATGTTCTAGTCCTGAACACCCTCTATGTTCACTGATTGCAAATCAAAGCGCGCAACAATCGTCCATCAGTCGATATGAACAAATATAACTACAAATACTCGTCGGGCAAGATATACGGATGTCGACGGCAGCAGCAATCAACAAACACCAGCAATAGCAACACCatctgcaacagcaacagcaacagcaacagcaacagcaacagtaatagcaatagcaatagcaaccTCAACATAAATATCTTGGCAAGGAGTCAACACACCGTACACTGCAATAACAACAGTCAACTGGACAAGATAAGCAGGATAAGTAGCATGAGCAACATTTGCCTCAtcgacagcaacagcaacagcaacatcaatcAACAACCATTGACTACAACAGCGTCAATCATCTAA
- the mei-P26 gene encoding meiotic P26, isoform A: MTTLEEPVQAADTVDPCPPGIPNLKTVLSDDASNSSVLEDIDVSNTSSSSSSSSSSSSSSGSCSGSGTDTDTGKGSSNVGSLDVTSSSSIGSETSISSTGSTAIAGPSTLLDDSNSSGLGLVVDVDSNGSSQELSSHGVTELDSLEDSCSGLMIKDGDKLCKLCSLRLVMPRILSCLHVFCEDCLQAVVSKDTMSASSPNSCSSSSFDGSEHQNRLSAVFIECPVCKQETPLGPKGIKALPCDYIVTNILDLSNLESEHIVCTSCKSKEEAISRCNDCANFLCNGCDNAHKYMRCFENHHVVRIEDLTKNVHDKLIIHKPVFCPQHVSENLKYYCFTCQVPTCNDCLLSDHKGSDHHYETATVAEQAVRADLEETLSDTLKKADYCNDAGSNLGSALTELQSQHDTVRQQIEDAYKCYKRMLESIKDQMLNELGRLHSDRELKIMDLMQSMENTMGKLQHAAQFGQRAVDKANSIEFLLLKPIISAQCLNLMEQTPKCDINYQLQFDSKPEMFEQFAREMFGKFQTDHIDSSPKKLGMTQQLQQQQQQQQQLQQQQHQHQHQVQQQQHHHQQQQQQKQQVQHQQQQQKLQLQQQQQHQHNSNNLIVGHRGSSSVQGRLTSAVFSPISLPSSLQSSFDGDTNSVMSNFSMMDSPPQPSSQQQLPSAQQQSQQQQQQQQQQQAVVLQQVQQQQKHQQHQVQQQQQQQVLHQPTSAQSMPQQLGQLVAPQGIVQQAGHVNLNAGPGPNISINGLGAGGPPPSFSMLEYNISRLASLTETMPDTLNDALAVGGGAAGPVPNVVAQVPGGSAVTGAAVVGASHAHQQQSQAVMPASAVTPTQPITLADILSGDQRALNNLQALAKLGLNNNDFCMPPATSPSLQSLNPIVGGVEDMGLNNFHAVAAPGTTSVVTGRNKATPMQIRCKFGSLGTAKGQFNSPHGFCLGVDEEIIVADTNNHRIEVFDKMGALKFQFGVAGKEEGQLWYPRKVAVMHNNGKFVVCDRGNERSRMQIFSKCGHFMRKIAIRYIDIVAGLAVTAKGHIVAVDSVSPTVFVISEEGELVRWFDCSDYMREPSDIAIRDNDFYVCDFKGHCVAVFQDDGTFLYRIGNEKVTCFPNGIDISNAGDVLIGDSHGNRFHVACYSREGALQSEFECPHVKVSRCCGLKITSEGYVVTLAKNNHHVLVLNTLYVH; encoded by the exons TAGCAGCTCTAGCTCCAGCTCTGGTTCCTGCTCGGGATCGGGCACCGATACGGACACCGGCAAGGGTAGCAGCAATGTCGGCAGTCTGGATGTGACTAGCTCATCGAGCATTGGTTCAGAGACTTCCATCTCATCGACGGGCTCCACAGCCATTGCAGGACCATCCACTTTGCTAGACGATTCGAACTCATCCGGACTGGGCCTGGTGGTGGATGTGGATAGCAACGGGAGCAGCCAGGAGCTGAGCAGCCACGGCGTCACCGAGCTGGACTCGCTGGAGGACTCGTGCAGCGGCCTAATGATCAAGGATGGGGATAAGCTATGCAAGCTGTGCAG CTTACGCCTCGTGATGCCGCGCATCTTGTCTTGCCTCCACGTATTCTGTGAGGACTGCCTGCAGGCAGTGGTATCGAAGGACACGATGTCGGCCAGCTCGCCCAACAGCTGCTCCTCGTCGTCGTTCGATGGCAGCGAGCACCAGAACCGTTTGTCCGCTGTGTTCATCGAATGCCCCGTGTGCAAGCAGGAGACACCGCTGGGACCCAAGGGTATCAAGGCACTACCCTGCGACTATATCGTGACCAATATACTGGACCTCTCCAATTTGGAGTCCGAGCACATTGTGTGCACATCGTGCAAGAGCAAAGAGGAGGCCATTTCGCGTTGCAACGACTGCGCCAACTTTCTTTGCAATGGCTGCGATAACGCCCATAAGTATATGCGTTGCTTCGAAAATCACCATGTTGTGCGCATCGAGGATCTGACCAAGAACGTCCACGACAAGCTGATCATCCATAAGCCAGTGTTCTGCCCACAGCACGTAAGCGAGAATCTCAAGTACTATTGCTTCACCTGCCAGGTGCCCACGTGCAATGATTGCCTGCTGAGCGATCACAAGGGCAGCGATCATCATTATGAGACGGCCACGGTGGCGGAGCAGGCGGTTCGAGCCGATCTCGAGGAAACACTGAGTGATACGCTCAAGAAGGCCGACTACTGCAACGATGCGGGTAGCAATCTGGGCAGTGCCCTCACTGAACTCCAGTCACAGCACGATACTGTGCGGCAGCAAATCGAGGATGCCTACAAGTGCTACAAGCGTATGCTAGAATCGATCAAGGATCAGATGCTTAACGAGCTGGGACGCTTGCACTCGGATCGCGAGCTAAAGATCATGGATCTGATGCAGAGCATGGAGAATACTATGGGCAAGCTGCAGCACGCTGCCCAGTTTGGCCAGCGGGCTGTCGATAAGGCCAATTCCATAGAGTTTCTGCTGCTGAAGCCCATCATCAGTGCCCAGTGCTTGAATCTCATGGAGCAGACGCCCAAGTGCGATATCAACTATCAGCTGCAATTTGACTCGAAGCCAGAGATGTTCGAGCAATTCGCCAGGGAGATGTTTGGCAAATTTCAAACGGATCACATTGACTCTAGTCCCAAGAAGCTGGGGATGAcccagcagctgcaacagcaacagcagcagcagcagcagttgcaacagcaacaacatcagcaccagcaccaagtgcaacaacaacagcatcatcatcagcagcagcagcagcagaaacagcaggtgcagcatcaacagcagcagcaaaagctgcagttgcagcaacaacagcagcatcaacacAACTCAAACAATTTGATTGTCGGCCATCGTGGCAGCTCCTCTGTCCAAGGGCGCCTGACCTCAGCTGTATTTAGCCCCATCTCGCTGCCCTCCTCGCTGCAGAGTTCCTTCGATGGCGACACCAACTCGGTGATGAGCAATTTCTCCATGATGGACTCGCCGCCGCAGCCATCATCGCAACAGCAATTGCCATCTGCCCAGCAGCAgtctcagcagcagcagcagcaacagcagcagcaacaggcggTGGTGCTGCAGCaggtgcaacagcagcagaagcaccagcaacaccaagtgcagcagcagcaacagcaacaggtgCTGCATCAGCCAACATCGGCCCAGTCCATGCCGCAGCAGTTGGGTCAGCTCGTTGCACCGCAGGGAATTGTCCAGCAGGCTGGACATGTCAATCTCAACGCTGGTCCCGGTCCGAATATATCCATCAATGGACTGGGCGCCGGTGGTCCGCCACCTAGTTTTAGCATGCTGGAGTACAACATCTCACGACTGGCCAGCTTGACGGAAACAATGCCAGACACCCTCAACGATGCACTGGCTGTTGGTGGAGGAGCAGCCGGACCCGTTCCGAATGTTGTGGCCCAAGTGCCTGGTGGTTCGGCCGTGACTGGTGCAGCCGTAGTGGGAGCATCGCATGCGCATCAGCAGCAATCGCAGGCCGTAATGCCGGCATCGGCGGTCACTCCAACGCAGCCAATTACCTTGGCTGACATCCTATCGGGCGACCAGCGGGCGCTTAATAATCTCCAGGCGCTGGCCAAGCTGGGACTCAACAACAATG ATTTCTGCATGCCACCGGCTACATCGCCCAGCCTGCAGTCCCTCAATCCAATCGTTGGTGGCGTGGAGGACATGGGACTCAATAACTTCCATGCCGTGGCTGCGCCAGGCACCACCAGTGTGGTCACCGGCCGGAACAAGGCCACTCCGATGCAGATCCGTTGCAAATTCGGTTCACTGGGCACCGCCAAGGGTCAGTTTAATTCACCACATGGATTTTGCCTGGGCGTCGACGAGGAGATCATCGTGGCGGACACGAACAACCATCGCATCGAGGTCTTCGACAAGATGGGTGCCCTCAAGTTCCAGTTCGGTGTGGCCGGCAAGGAGGAGGGCCAGCTCTGGTATCCGCGCAAGGTGGCCGTGATGCATAACAATGGCAAATTTGTGGTCTGCGATCGTGGAAACGAACGTTCTCGCATGCAAATCTTTTCCAAGTGCGGACACTTTATGCGCAAGATAGCTATTAG ATACATTGATATCGTGGCTGGCTTGGCTGTCACAGCTAAGGGTCACATTGTGGCCGTGGATAGCGTGTCGCCCACCGTCTTTGTGATCTCCGAGGAGGGAGAATTGGTTCGCTGGTTCGACTGCAGCGACTATATGCGCGAGCCCTCCGACATCGCTATACGAG ACAACGATTTTTACGTGTGCGACTTCAAAGGCCATTGCGTGGCCGTTTTCCAGGACGACGGCACATTCCTCTATCGCATTGGCAACGAGAAGGTCACTTGCTTCCCCAATGGCATTGATATATCAAATGCCGGTGACGTGCTCATCGGTGATTCGCACGGCAATCGCTTCCACGTCGCCTGCTATTCCCGCGAAGGCGCCCTTCAGTCCGAGTTCGAGTGTCCCCATGTAAAG GTTTCCCGCTGCTGCGGACTAAAAATCACATCCGAGGGCTATGTGGTTACGCTGGCAAAGAATAATCATCATGTTCTAGTCCTGAACACCCTCTATGTTCACTGA
- the mei-P26 gene encoding meiotic P26, isoform E: MTTLEEPVQAADTVDPCPPGIPNLKTVLSDDASNSSVLEDIDVSNTSSSSSSSSSSSSSSGSCSGSGTDTDTGKGSSNVGSLDVTSSSSIGSETSISSTGSTAIAGPSTLLDDSNSSGLGLVVDVDSNGSSQELSSHGVTELDSLEDSCSGLMIKDGDKLCKLCSLRLVMPRILSCLHVFCEDCLQAVVSKDTMSASSPNSCSSSSFDGSEHQNRLSAVFIECPVCKQETPLGPKGIKALPCDYIVTNILDLSNLESEHIVCTSCKSKEEAISRCNDCANFLCNGCDNAHKYMRCFENHHVVRIEDLTKNVHDKLIIHKPVFCPQHVSENLKYYCFTCQVPTCNDCLLSDHKGSDHHYETATVAEQAVRADLEETLSDTLKKADYCNDAGSNLGSALTELQSQHDTVRQQIEDAYKCYKRMLESIKDQMLNELGRLHSDRELKIMDLMQSMENTMGKLQHAAQFGQRAVDKANSIEFLLLKPIISAQCLNLMEQTPKCDINYQLQFDSKPEMFEQFAREMFGKFQTDHIDSSPKKLGMTQQLQQQQQQQQQLQQQQHQHQHQVQQQQHHHQQQQQQKQQVQHQQQQQKLQLQQQQQHQHNSNNLIVGHRGSSSVQGRLTSAVFSPISLPSSLQSSFDGDTNSVMSNFSMMDSPPQPSSQQQLPSAQQQSQQQQQQQQQQQAVVLQQVQQQQKHQQHQVQQQQQQQVLHQPTSAQSMPQQLGQLVAPQGIVQQAGHVNLNAGPGPNISINGLGAGGPPPSFSMLEYNISRLASLTETMPDTLNDALAVGGGAAGPVPNVVAQVPGGSAVTGAAVVGASHAHQQQSQAVMPASAVTPTQPITLADILSGDQRALNNLQALAKLGLNNNDDGLLLNGSSTEIDFLSDFCMPPATSPSLQSLNPIVGGVEDMGLNNFHAVAAPGTTSVVTGRNKATPMQIRCKFGSLGTAKGQFNSPHGFCLGVDEEIIVADTNNHRIEVFDKMGALKFQFGVAGKEEGQLWYPRKVAVMHNNGKFVVCDRGNERSRMQIFSKCGHFMRKIAIRYIDIVAGLAVTAKGHIVAVDSVSPTVFVISEEGELVRWFDCSDYMREPSDIAIRDNDFYVCDFKGHCVAVFQDDGTFLYRIGNEKVTCFPNGIDISNAGDVLIGDSHGNRFHVACYSREGALQSEFECPHVKVSRCCGLKITSEGYVVTLAKNNHHVLVLNTLYVH; this comes from the exons TAGCAGCTCTAGCTCCAGCTCTGGTTCCTGCTCGGGATCGGGCACCGATACGGACACCGGCAAGGGTAGCAGCAATGTCGGCAGTCTGGATGTGACTAGCTCATCGAGCATTGGTTCAGAGACTTCCATCTCATCGACGGGCTCCACAGCCATTGCAGGACCATCCACTTTGCTAGACGATTCGAACTCATCCGGACTGGGCCTGGTGGTGGATGTGGATAGCAACGGGAGCAGCCAGGAGCTGAGCAGCCACGGCGTCACCGAGCTGGACTCGCTGGAGGACTCGTGCAGCGGCCTAATGATCAAGGATGGGGATAAGCTATGCAAGCTGTGCAG CTTACGCCTCGTGATGCCGCGCATCTTGTCTTGCCTCCACGTATTCTGTGAGGACTGCCTGCAGGCAGTGGTATCGAAGGACACGATGTCGGCCAGCTCGCCCAACAGCTGCTCCTCGTCGTCGTTCGATGGCAGCGAGCACCAGAACCGTTTGTCCGCTGTGTTCATCGAATGCCCCGTGTGCAAGCAGGAGACACCGCTGGGACCCAAGGGTATCAAGGCACTACCCTGCGACTATATCGTGACCAATATACTGGACCTCTCCAATTTGGAGTCCGAGCACATTGTGTGCACATCGTGCAAGAGCAAAGAGGAGGCCATTTCGCGTTGCAACGACTGCGCCAACTTTCTTTGCAATGGCTGCGATAACGCCCATAAGTATATGCGTTGCTTCGAAAATCACCATGTTGTGCGCATCGAGGATCTGACCAAGAACGTCCACGACAAGCTGATCATCCATAAGCCAGTGTTCTGCCCACAGCACGTAAGCGAGAATCTCAAGTACTATTGCTTCACCTGCCAGGTGCCCACGTGCAATGATTGCCTGCTGAGCGATCACAAGGGCAGCGATCATCATTATGAGACGGCCACGGTGGCGGAGCAGGCGGTTCGAGCCGATCTCGAGGAAACACTGAGTGATACGCTCAAGAAGGCCGACTACTGCAACGATGCGGGTAGCAATCTGGGCAGTGCCCTCACTGAACTCCAGTCACAGCACGATACTGTGCGGCAGCAAATCGAGGATGCCTACAAGTGCTACAAGCGTATGCTAGAATCGATCAAGGATCAGATGCTTAACGAGCTGGGACGCTTGCACTCGGATCGCGAGCTAAAGATCATGGATCTGATGCAGAGCATGGAGAATACTATGGGCAAGCTGCAGCACGCTGCCCAGTTTGGCCAGCGGGCTGTCGATAAGGCCAATTCCATAGAGTTTCTGCTGCTGAAGCCCATCATCAGTGCCCAGTGCTTGAATCTCATGGAGCAGACGCCCAAGTGCGATATCAACTATCAGCTGCAATTTGACTCGAAGCCAGAGATGTTCGAGCAATTCGCCAGGGAGATGTTTGGCAAATTTCAAACGGATCACATTGACTCTAGTCCCAAGAAGCTGGGGATGAcccagcagctgcaacagcaacagcagcagcagcagcagttgcaacagcaacaacatcagcaccagcaccaagtgcaacaacaacagcatcatcatcagcagcagcagcagcagaaacagcaggtgcagcatcaacagcagcagcaaaagctgcagttgcagcaacaacagcagcatcaacacAACTCAAACAATTTGATTGTCGGCCATCGTGGCAGCTCCTCTGTCCAAGGGCGCCTGACCTCAGCTGTATTTAGCCCCATCTCGCTGCCCTCCTCGCTGCAGAGTTCCTTCGATGGCGACACCAACTCGGTGATGAGCAATTTCTCCATGATGGACTCGCCGCCGCAGCCATCATCGCAACAGCAATTGCCATCTGCCCAGCAGCAgtctcagcagcagcagcagcaacagcagcagcaacaggcggTGGTGCTGCAGCaggtgcaacagcagcagaagcaccagcaacaccaagtgcagcagcagcaacagcaacaggtgCTGCATCAGCCAACATCGGCCCAGTCCATGCCGCAGCAGTTGGGTCAGCTCGTTGCACCGCAGGGAATTGTCCAGCAGGCTGGACATGTCAATCTCAACGCTGGTCCCGGTCCGAATATATCCATCAATGGACTGGGCGCCGGTGGTCCGCCACCTAGTTTTAGCATGCTGGAGTACAACATCTCACGACTGGCCAGCTTGACGGAAACAATGCCAGACACCCTCAACGATGCACTGGCTGTTGGTGGAGGAGCAGCCGGACCCGTTCCGAATGTTGTGGCCCAAGTGCCTGGTGGTTCGGCCGTGACTGGTGCAGCCGTAGTGGGAGCATCGCATGCGCATCAGCAGCAATCGCAGGCCGTAATGCCGGCATCGGCGGTCACTCCAACGCAGCCAATTACCTTGGCTGACATCCTATCGGGCGACCAGCGGGCGCTTAATAATCTCCAGGCGCTGGCCAAGCTGGGACTCAACAACAATG ATGATGGGCTTTTGTTGAACGGATCCTCAAcggaaattgattttttgtcAGATTTCTGCATGCCACCGGCTACATCGCCCAGCCTGCAGTCCCTCAATCCAATCGTTGGTGGCGTGGAGGACATGGGACTCAATAACTTCCATGCCGTGGCTGCGCCAGGCACCACCAGTGTGGTCACCGGCCGGAACAAGGCCACTCCGATGCAGATCCGTTGCAAATTCGGTTCACTGGGCACCGCCAAGGGTCAGTTTAATTCACCACATGGATTTTGCCTGGGCGTCGACGAGGAGATCATCGTGGCGGACACGAACAACCATCGCATCGAGGTCTTCGACAAGATGGGTGCCCTCAAGTTCCAGTTCGGTGTGGCCGGCAAGGAGGAGGGCCAGCTCTGGTATCCGCGCAAGGTGGCCGTGATGCATAACAATGGCAAATTTGTGGTCTGCGATCGTGGAAACGAACGTTCTCGCATGCAAATCTTTTCCAAGTGCGGACACTTTATGCGCAAGATAGCTATTAG ATACATTGATATCGTGGCTGGCTTGGCTGTCACAGCTAAGGGTCACATTGTGGCCGTGGATAGCGTGTCGCCCACCGTCTTTGTGATCTCCGAGGAGGGAGAATTGGTTCGCTGGTTCGACTGCAGCGACTATATGCGCGAGCCCTCCGACATCGCTATACGAG ACAACGATTTTTACGTGTGCGACTTCAAAGGCCATTGCGTGGCCGTTTTCCAGGACGACGGCACATTCCTCTATCGCATTGGCAACGAGAAGGTCACTTGCTTCCCCAATGGCATTGATATATCAAATGCCGGTGACGTGCTCATCGGTGATTCGCACGGCAATCGCTTCCACGTCGCCTGCTATTCCCGCGAAGGCGCCCTTCAGTCCGAGTTCGAGTGTCCCCATGTAAAG GTTTCCCGCTGCTGCGGACTAAAAATCACATCCGAGGGCTATGTGGTTACGCTGGCAAAGAATAATCATCATGTTCTAGTCCTGAACACCCTCTATGTTCACTGA